In a single window of the Patescibacteria group bacterium genome:
- the dnaN gene encoding DNA polymerase III subunit beta, producing MKIIVIKENLKKSFSDVEGGIGSGVMLPILKNVLITTDDGRIKICSTDLEIAITSWINGKIVDEGGITVPANILGMVLNNISESKIELDSTDSKLKIKTDKSENIIQGIKDSEYPIIPTIKSDNYIEIKSDVLKKSLNQIISAAASSDRRIELNGILFYLNNELKMVATDTFRLAEKTLKNNEFQTNITELRAIIPLKVIQEFLKICKEDKVVKIYFDPHQVMFDLEDVQIISRLIEGNFPDYQSIIPQDFLTTVLINKEFLYNAIKLASVFSSKINNVNIKIKSPNKFIVYNQESSIGETKSELDAEINGENQELIFNWHYLIDGLKNIESEEVFLGFNGDIKPLFIKSPTDNNYFYILMPIKNN from the coding sequence ATGAAAATTATTGTTATAAAGGAAAATTTAAAAAAGTCTTTTTCTGATGTAGAAGGGGGAATTGGTAGTGGGGTAATGTTACCCATACTAAAAAATGTTTTAATTACTACCGATGATGGAAGAATAAAAATTTGTTCTACTGATTTAGAAATTGCTATTACTAGCTGGATTAATGGAAAAATTGTGGATGAAGGTGGGATAACAGTGCCGGCTAATATTTTAGGAATGGTTTTAAATAATATTTCTGAATCAAAAATTGAATTAGATTCCACAGATTCAAAATTAAAAATAAAAACCGATAAATCAGAAAATATTATTCAAGGAATTAAAGATTCAGAATATCCTATTATTCCAACTATTAAATCCGATAATTATATCGAGATAAAAAGTGATGTCTTAAAAAAATCTTTAAATCAAATAATTTCAGCTGCCGCCTCATCTGATAGAAGAATCGAATTAAATGGAATTTTGTTTTATTTAAATAATGAATTAAAAATGGTAGCTACAGACACTTTTCGATTAGCGGAGAAAACCTTAAAAAATAATGAATTTCAAACAAATATTACCGAATTACGCGCTATTATTCCATTAAAAGTTATCCAAGAATTTCTAAAAATTTGTAAAGAAGATAAAGTTGTTAAAATTTATTTCGACCCACACCAAGTAATGTTTGATTTAGAGGATGTTCAAATAATTTCTCGGTTAATAGAAGGTAATTTTCCTGATTATCAATCTATAATTCCTCAAGATTTTTTAACTACTGTATTGATTAATAAAGAATTTTTATACAATGCCATTAAATTAGCTTCTGTTTTTTCATCAAAAATTAATAATGTAAATATTAAAATAAAATCACCTAATAAATTTATTGTTTATAATCAAGAATCAAGTATTGGTGAGACTAAATCAGAATTAGATGCTGAAATTAATGGTGAAAATCAGGAATTGATATTTAATTGGCATTATTTAATTGATGGATTAAAAAATATTGAGAGTGAAGAAGTGTTTTTAGGTTTTAACGGAGATATAAAACCATTATTTATTAAATCACCAACCGATAATAATTACTTTTATATTCTAATGCCGATTAAAAATAATTAA
- the recG gene encoding ATP-dependent DNA helicase RecG produces the protein MKYMYDFQTPIEKLSGVGKKYLTKFKKINIETIKDLLFYFPFRYEDFSIVKNITQLIPNEIVTIEGKILDIKTFKTWHKKMYITEAILQDESGVVKILWFNQPFLTKNLRINEFISVAGKLIIDKNGTYFLPSHYEKINDLNNKERRETGGLIPVYPETEGLTSRAIRFFIKKCLKETRIPIDWLPPYLKNKYNFPDLKKALNQIHFPKNLKEAENAQKRFLFEDLLILELIILQQKSKLQQYKGFAIKPNLEILKEFAQSLNFQLTADQKNAVLDILKDFQKGKPMNRLLQGDVGSGKTIVAAIASLMTVKNNYQVAFMAPTEILANQHFQNFNNLFKNFDISIGLITSSNTRLSWEGFVSDINKKTFIQNCINNEINIIIGTHALIQKNIKFQKLGLVIIDEQHRFGVEQRQKLLTNHNDFIPHLLSMTATPIPRTLALTLWGDLDISIIKELPKNRKPIITKIITPNQREKVYEFIREKIKEGRQVFIICPLIDNSEKLEVKSVTQEYEKLKKDIFPDLNIAMLHGKLKNKEKEEIMKKFLNREYDILVSTSVVEVGIDVPNTSIILIEGAERFGLAQLYQFRGRVGRGPYQSYCFLFTENNSLNTQKRLKAILTAKNSFELAEKDLELRGPGEFLGTRQSGLPDNLMRALTNLSLVQIAKKEAEIILKSDPELKKNILLQKKIQQQKILEIIH, from the coding sequence ATGAAATATATGTATGATTTTCAAACACCTATTGAAAAATTGTCTGGTGTAGGGAAAAAATATTTAACAAAATTTAAAAAAATTAATATTGAAACTATTAAAGATTTATTATTTTATTTTCCCTTCCGATATGAAGATTTTTCAATAGTGAAAAATATCACTCAATTAATTCCCAATGAAATCGTTACTATTGAAGGGAAAATTTTAGATATAAAAACTTTTAAGACATGGCACAAAAAAATGTACATAACAGAAGCTATTCTTCAAGATGAATCCGGTGTAGTAAAAATTCTTTGGTTTAATCAGCCATTTCTTACAAAAAATTTGAGAATTAATGAGTTTATTAGTGTTGCTGGCAAGTTAATAATTGATAAAAATGGCACTTATTTTTTACCATCACATTATGAAAAAATTAACGATTTGAATAATAAAGAAAGGAGAGAAACAGGAGGGTTAATTCCAGTATATCCGGAAACTGAAGGTTTAACATCTCGTGCTATAAGATTTTTCATAAAAAAATGTCTTAAGGAAACTCGCATACCAATTGACTGGCTACCCCCTTATTTAAAAAATAAATATAATTTTCCTGATTTAAAAAAAGCCCTAAACCAAATACACTTCCCCAAAAATTTAAAAGAAGCAGAAAATGCTCAGAAGCGTTTTTTATTCGAAGATTTATTAATTCTAGAATTAATAATTTTACAACAAAAATCAAAATTACAACAATACAAGGGATTTGCTATTAAACCCAATTTAGAAATCCTCAAGGAATTTGCTCAATCATTAAATTTCCAATTAACAGCAGATCAAAAAAATGCAGTTTTAGACATTTTAAAAGATTTTCAAAAAGGAAAACCAATGAATCGCTTATTGCAGGGAGATGTCGGCTCTGGCAAAACAATCGTCGCTGCTATTGCCTCTTTAATGACAGTTAAAAATAATTATCAGGTTGCCTTTATGGCTCCTACGGAAATTTTAGCCAATCAACATTTTCAAAATTTTAATAATCTTTTCAAAAATTTTGATATTAGTATAGGTTTAATAACAAGCAGTAATACCAGATTAAGTTGGGAAGGTTTTGTCTCTGATATAAATAAAAAAACATTTATTCAAAATTGCATTAATAATGAAATAAATATCATTATTGGCACTCACGCCCTTATTCAAAAAAATATTAAATTTCAAAAATTGGGACTGGTGATTATTGATGAACAACATCGTTTTGGTGTTGAACAAAGACAAAAACTTTTAACCAATCATAACGATTTTATCCCTCATTTATTATCAATGACTGCTACGCCCATACCGCGCACTTTAGCTTTAACATTGTGGGGTGATTTGGATATTTCAATAATTAAAGAGTTACCAAAAAATAGAAAACCAATCATTACAAAAATTATTACTCCAAATCAAAGAGAAAAAGTTTATGAATTTATTAGAGAAAAAATTAAAGAAGGTAGACAAGTTTTTATTATTTGTCCTTTAATTGATAATTCAGAAAAATTAGAGGTTAAAAGCGTCACCCAAGAATATGAAAAATTAAAAAAAGATATCTTTCCGGATTTAAATATTGCTATGTTACATGGAAAATTAAAAAATAAAGAAAAGGAAGAAATTATGAAAAAATTTTTAAATAGAGAATATGATATTTTGGTTTCTACTTCTGTAGTGGAAGTTGGTATTGATGTACCTAATACTTCTATTATTTTAATAGAAGGCGCTGAAAGATTTGGTTTGGCTCAATTATATCAATTTCGAGGCCGAGTAGGTCGTGGACCTTATCAATCTTATTGTTTTTTATTTACAGAAAATAATAGTTTAAATACCCAAAAAAGATTAAAAGCTATCTTAACAGCTAAAAATTCTTTTGAATTAGCCGAAAAAGATTTAGAATTAAGAGGACCAGGGGAATTTCTAGGTACACGCCAATCAGGTTTGCCTGATAATTTAATGAGAGCTTTAACAAATTTATCTTTAGTGCAAATTGCTAAAAAAGAGGCGGAAATAATTTTAAAATCCGACCCAGAACTGAAAAAAAATATACTACTTCAAAAGAAAATTCAACAACAAAAAATTTTAGAAATTATTCATTGA
- a CDS encoding YebC/PmpR family DNA-binding transcriptional regulator yields the protein MAGHSKWAQIKHKKAATDAKKSKIFSKLAAAITVAAREGGGDPDKNPKLRLAIEKARSFNMPSDNIERAIKRGTGALEGAQLEELLLEAYGPNGHALLISAITDNRNRTLAEIKHILNKYDGKLGTEGSVRWMFDLKGKIILETPKLTEEEELKLIDWGVEDIQQEDDNIIVYTQPDNLYNLQQQIKNNGFRILEASLDFIPKNIETISDEEKNIYEKLFDELDEQAEVKDIYSTIEF from the coding sequence ATGGCTGGACATTCAAAGTGGGCGCAAATAAAACATAAGAAGGCGGCAACGGATGCAAAAAAAAGTAAAATTTTTTCTAAATTAGCTGCCGCAATCACTGTTGCTGCCAGAGAAGGAGGAGGGGATCCGGATAAAAATCCGAAACTTCGCCTTGCTATTGAAAAGGCACGTTCATTTAATATGCCCTCGGATAATATTGAACGCGCCATTAAAAGAGGCACTGGCGCATTAGAAGGAGCACAATTAGAAGAATTATTACTTGAAGCTTATGGGCCAAATGGTCATGCGCTTTTAATCTCTGCTATCACTGATAATCGTAACCGTACTTTAGCAGAAATAAAGCATATTCTTAATAAATATGATGGTAAATTAGGAACAGAAGGGAGTGTGCGATGGATGTTTGATTTGAAAGGAAAAATTATTCTAGAAACACCGAAGCTGACAGAAGAAGAGGAATTAAAATTGATTGATTGGGGCGTTGAGGATATTCAACAAGAAGATGATAATATTATTGTTTATACTCAACCTGATAATCTTTATAATCTTCAACAACAAATTAAAAATAATGGATTTCGCATTTTAGAGGCATCATTGGATTTTATTCCAAAAAATATTGAAACAATTTCCGACGAAGAAAAAAATATTTATGAAAAATTATTTGATGAATTAGATGAACAAGCAGAAGTCAAAGATATTTATTCAACCATCGAATTTTAA
- a CDS encoding YraN family protein, which translates to MSKQTNKTIGTLGELIAERHLIKEGYKIIAKNVREKWGEIDLIADNKKEIVFIEVKTLIQKSPSLSNLKPEDQMTNHKIQHLQKSILHYLNKNKINGDYRVDLISVELYPQSKKYHLRHYKNIL; encoded by the coding sequence ATGTCCAAGCAAACAAATAAAACCATCGGCACATTAGGAGAATTAATTGCTGAACGCCATCTTATAAAGGAAGGCTACAAGATTATTGCTAAAAATGTCAGGGAGAAGTGGGGCGAGATTGACTTAATCGCCGATAATAAAAAAGAAATTGTTTTTATTGAGGTAAAAACTCTAATTCAAAAATCACCCTCTTTATCAAACCTTAAACCTGAGGATCAAATGACCAACCATAAAATCCAACACCTTCAAAAAAGCATTCTTCATTATTTAAATAAAAATAAAATAAACGGAGATTACCGCGTGGATTTAATTAGTGTTGAATTATACCCCCAATCTAAAAAATATCACCTTCGCCACTACAAAAATATTTTATAA
- a CDS encoding tRNA (adenosine(37)-N6)-threonylcarbamoyltransferase complex transferase subunit TsaD, producing MFLKNKILVMKVLAIETSCDETSISILEFDAKKRCRILANFVYSQIAVHQPFGGVVPTLAKREHQKNLVPILKLALKKAALLKKRKNTISSKKISIIKEILARDEILQQQTLDFFTQYQKPQIHFIAVTAGPGLAPALWPGVNFARALSFYWQTPLIGVNHLEGHVLANWLPKEEKVWQKINISPKIFPALSLIVSGGHTQLVLIKKLGHYKVIGETRDDAAGECFDKTARLLNLGYPGGPAIAKEAAKFQKENPFSIQLPRPMINSKDYDFSFAGLKTAVLYLIEDLKKKNVNLKKLKPLIAKEIQDSINEVLVKKTIQAAKNFKTHSIILGGGVAANENLKFLLANEVKKQLPKIQLFIPETKYTGDNAAMIALVGWLKKKSANINNWKKLEADANLRL from the coding sequence TTGTTTTTAAAAAATAAGATTTTAGTAATGAAGGTTTTGGCTATTGAAACAAGCTGTGATGAAACCTCAATAAGCATTTTGGAATTTGATGCTAAAAAAAGATGCCGCATTTTGGCTAATTTTGTTTATTCGCAAATTGCAGTGCATCAACCTTTTGGCGGTGTAGTGCCGACTTTGGCCAAACGCGAACACCAAAAAAATTTGGTCCCTATTTTAAAATTGGCCTTAAAAAAAGCTGCTTTATTAAAAAAGAGAAAAAATACTATTTCCTCTAAAAAAATCTCTATTATTAAAGAAATTCTGGCCCGCGATGAAATTTTACAACAACAAACGCTTGATTTTTTTACTCAATATCAAAAACCTCAAATTCACTTCATTGCTGTTACAGCAGGACCAGGATTAGCTCCTGCTCTTTGGCCGGGCGTTAACTTTGCCCGCGCTTTAAGTTTTTATTGGCAAACTCCACTTATTGGTGTCAATCATTTAGAAGGCCACGTTTTGGCTAACTGGCTCCCCAAAGAAGAAAAAGTATGGCAAAAAATAAATATTTCTCCTAAAATTTTTCCAGCGTTAAGTTTAATTGTTTCCGGCGGCCATACTCAGTTGGTCTTAATTAAAAAATTAGGCCATTATAAAGTTATTGGTGAAACACGTGATGATGCTGCCGGTGAGTGTTTTGATAAAACAGCGCGTCTTTTAAATTTGGGATATCCCGGCGGTCCAGCCATTGCTAAAGAAGCAGCAAAATTTCAAAAAGAAAATCCATTTTCTATTCAATTACCTCGGCCAATGATTAATTCAAAAGACTATGATTTTTCTTTTGCTGGTTTAAAAACAGCTGTTCTTTATTTAATTGAGGATTTAAAAAAGAAAAATGTAAATTTAAAAAAACTCAAACCTCTTATAGCTAAAGAAATCCAAGATAGTATTAATGAAGTTTTAGTAAAAAAGACGATTCAAGCAGCTAAAAATTTTAAAACCCACAGTATTATTTTAGGAGGTGGAGTAGCTGCAAACGAAAATTTAAAATTTTTATTAGCTAATGAAGTTAAAAAACAATTGCCAAAAATTCAACTATTTATTCCTGAAACAAAATATACTGGCGATAATGCCGCAATGATTGCTTTGGTTGGTTGGTTAAAGAAGAAATCTGCCAATATCAATAATTGGAAAAAATTAGAAGCTGATGCTAATCTGAGATTATAG
- a CDS encoding HD domain-containing protein has protein sequence MTREEAFNLLKEKIQDINMVKHSLAVEACLRELAIFFSQNPDEWGLAGLLHDYDYKEMLPFPEKHGLVAVEELEKLGLKNQDILHAIKAHNEKNNTPRESLLDKAIHCTDPMTGLIVAATLVLPSKKINDLNVEMILNRYKEKRFAAGANREIISRCSELGLSLEKFSEICLKAMQKISDDLGL, from the coding sequence ATGACACGCGAAGAAGCTTTTAATTTATTAAAAGAAAAAATTCAAGATATTAATATGGTAAAACATTCTTTGGCGGTTGAGGCTTGTTTGAGAGAATTAGCTATTTTTTTCAGTCAAAATCCGGATGAATGGGGATTAGCTGGTTTGCTTCATGATTATGATTATAAAGAAATGTTGCCATTTCCAGAAAAACACGGATTGGTAGCAGTGGAGGAATTAGAAAAATTAGGATTAAAAAATCAAGATATTTTGCACGCTATCAAAGCTCATAATGAAAAAAATAATACTCCGAGAGAATCTTTATTAGATAAAGCTATTCATTGTACGGATCCAATGACGGGTTTAATTGTGGCTGCTACCTTGGTTTTACCTTCAAAAAAAATCAATGATTTAAATGTTGAGATGATTTTAAATCGCTATAAAGAAAAAAGATTTGCCGCTGGCGCAAATCGAGAAATCATTAGCCGTTGTTCGGAATTAGGTTTATCATTAGAAAAATTTTCAGAGATTTGTTTGAAGGCGATGCAGAAAATTAGTGATGATTTAGGTTTATAA
- the dnaA gene encoding chromosomal replication initiator protein DnaA, whose product MDNKELWQLVLGELELQISKPNFQTWFKNSALTEKGDDYVVISLESVFAKEWVETKYNKLLLKIIRNFEPEIKEIRYQIQPTTKPAVLITKKKVEATIETENLNLNDFSIDPKTNLNSKYTFQNFIVGSNNELAYSAAMAVIQELGKKYNPLFIYGGVGLGKTHLIQAVGNELKKNYKNKIGIKYVSTETFVNEVINGIKNKRMEDVKNKYRKVDVLIIDDIQFIAGKEKTQEEFFHTFNTLYENNKQIIISSDRSPYLLSTLEERLRSRFEGGMVADISYPDFETRMAILKLKLQTHHSEIFLSDEILGLIAEKFPYNIRELEGALTRLLGILKIRKLNPTKENIENLLNEITNQRVMMIAPELIIKTVGEFYNIPEKDLISHSRKKELVKPRQIIMYLLREYLKYSFPTIARKLGGRDHTTIMHAYNKITQELLKNHLLTQEINLIKEKIYNRH is encoded by the coding sequence ATGGATAATAAAGAGCTTTGGCAATTGGTTTTAGGGGAGTTAGAACTTCAAATTTCGAAGCCAAATTTTCAAACTTGGTTTAAAAATAGCGCTTTAACCGAGAAAGGTGATGATTATGTAGTAATTAGTCTAGAAAGTGTCTTCGCAAAAGAGTGGGTAGAGACCAAATATAACAAATTATTGCTTAAAATTATCCGAAATTTCGAGCCGGAAATCAAAGAAATTCGCTATCAAATCCAACCGACTACTAAACCAGCTGTTTTAATCACCAAAAAGAAGGTGGAGGCAACCATTGAAACCGAAAATCTGAATTTAAATGACTTTTCTATTGATCCAAAAACTAATTTAAATTCAAAATATACATTTCAAAATTTTATTGTTGGTTCTAATAATGAATTGGCTTACTCGGCCGCTATGGCTGTTATTCAAGAATTGGGGAAAAAATATAATCCGTTATTCATTTATGGTGGTGTTGGGTTGGGTAAAACTCATTTAATCCAAGCCGTTGGTAATGAATTAAAGAAAAATTATAAAAATAAAATTGGAATTAAATATGTTTCAACAGAAACTTTTGTTAATGAAGTAATTAATGGAATCAAAAATAAAAGAATGGAAGATGTAAAAAATAAATATCGCAAAGTTGATGTTTTAATTATTGATGATATTCAATTTATTGCTGGTAAAGAAAAAACACAAGAGGAATTTTTCCATACATTTAATACTTTATATGAAAATAATAAGCAAATTATTATTTCATCAGACAGATCGCCTTATTTACTCTCAACCCTAGAAGAACGATTAAGGTCTCGTTTTGAAGGAGGAATGGTAGCAGATATTTCTTATCCGGATTTTGAAACAAGAATGGCTATTTTAAAGCTTAAATTACAAACTCATCATTCTGAAATCTTTCTTTCTGATGAAATTTTAGGGTTAATTGCTGAGAAATTCCCTTATAATATTCGCGAATTAGAAGGTGCTTTAACGCGTTTATTGGGTATTTTAAAAATTAGAAAATTAAATCCTACTAAAGAAAATATAGAAAATCTATTAAATGAAATAACCAATCAAAGGGTAATGATGATTGCGCCTGAATTAATTATTAAAACCGTAGGAGAATTTTATAATATTCCCGAAAAAGATTTAATTAGTCATTCTCGGAAAAAAGAATTAGTTAAACCACGTCAAATTATCATGTATTTATTAAGAGAATATTTAAAATATTCATTTCCAACAATCGCTCGAAAATTAGGAGGCCGCGACCATACCACAATAATGCATGCTTATAATAAAATCACTCAGGAATTACTAAAAAATCATTTATTAACCCAAGAAATTAATTTAATAAAAGAAAAAATATATAATCGTCATTAA
- the ruvC gene encoding crossover junction endodeoxyribonuclease RuvC, with product MKILGFDPGTKRLGYGIIEIKNNQLKVIDADCFEPKNRTEEKILEEIFQKVDSLIKKYKPDFISIEKIFFFQNQKTAFQISEVRGVLLLAAAQHQIPIIQPTPLEIKTCLTGYGRAEKNNVALMVKKILKLEKMPRLDDTTDALACSITAYYFLKNNFKIKK from the coding sequence ATGAAAATTCTGGGTTTTGATCCGGGAACAAAAAGATTAGGATATGGAATTATTGAAATTAAAAATAATCAATTAAAAGTTATTGATGCTGATTGTTTTGAACCAAAAAATAGAACGGAAGAAAAAATTTTAGAAGAAATTTTTCAAAAAGTAGATTCATTAATCAAAAAATATAAACCTGATTTTATTTCTATTGAAAAAATTTTCTTTTTTCAAAATCAAAAAACCGCTTTTCAAATTAGTGAAGTAAGAGGTGTTTTACTTTTAGCTGCCGCTCAACATCAAATTCCGATTATTCAACCAACTCCACTAGAAATTAAAACTTGTTTAACTGGTTATGGCAGGGCAGAAAAAAATAACGTGGCTTTAATGGTTAAAAAAATTCTTAAATTAGAAAAAATGCCGCGCTTAGACGATACAACAGACGCTTTAGCTTGCTCTATCACTGCTTATTATTTTTTGAAAAATAATTTCAAAATTAAGAAATAA
- a CDS encoding S1 RNA-binding domain-containing protein: MLNQNSTPNSSTIKRRPSWLHATNLPKLNPGTILEAKIIKKASKALYLDLNQYGTGLIWGAEFIKSADVIKNLKEGDIVRAQVLHPENEFGMIEMMLHDVVPHEQYQNLKELINKDEILIGKVMGANRGGLIIKIDDIQGFLPTSQMSEDHFPKVEGGDKEKILEALEQLVGKEIKVKILNFTPADGKIIFSEKKIEEDKIKDLINKYKVGDVVEGSLYKITSGGAIISLKDHPLIKAFLPIDEASWSPVDKLDTILKPNTFYQFKITSINKNKEIILSLKALQQDPLIEKLKQYQPQQIIKGKVYKFLPFGALIQIDSDIFGFIHSSEFGGIEKMQQQLKLNDEGEFIISNINFNEKRINLQIKKD, translated from the coding sequence ATGTTGAATCAAAATTCCACTCCAAATTCTTCTACAATAAAGAGACGGCCTTCTTGGCTCCACGCAACTAATTTGCCGAAGTTAAACCCCGGCACAATTTTAGAAGCTAAAATTATCAAAAAAGCATCAAAAGCGTTATATCTAGATTTAAATCAATACGGCACGGGTTTAATTTGGGGCGCTGAATTTATAAAATCGGCTGATGTTATTAAAAATCTAAAAGAGGGGGATATTGTCCGAGCGCAAGTTTTACATCCAGAAAATGAATTCGGAATGATTGAAATGATGTTGCACGATGTCGTACCCCATGAACAATATCAAAATCTAAAAGAATTGATTAATAAAGATGAGATTCTTATTGGAAAAGTTATGGGTGCCAATCGCGGGGGATTAATAATTAAAATTGACGATATCCAAGGATTTTTGCCAACTTCCCAAATGTCTGAAGACCACTTTCCAAAAGTGGAAGGCGGTGACAAAGAAAAAATTTTAGAAGCGCTTGAACAATTAGTGGGAAAGGAAATCAAAGTAAAAATTCTAAATTTCACCCCAGCTGATGGTAAAATTATTTTCTCGGAGAAAAAAATAGAGGAAGATAAAATAAAGGATTTGATTAATAAATATAAAGTGGGTGATGTGGTTGAAGGAAGTCTATATAAAATAACTAGTGGCGGAGCAATTATTTCCCTTAAAGACCATCCTCTAATTAAAGCGTTTTTACCCATTGATGAAGCATCTTGGTCTCCAGTTGATAAATTAGATACAATACTCAAACCAAACACCTTTTACCAATTTAAAATTACATCTATCAATAAAAACAAAGAGATTATTCTTTCCCTAAAAGCATTACAACAAGATCCTTTAATTGAAAAACTCAAACAATACCAACCACAACAAATAATTAAGGGGAAAGTGTATAAATTTTTACCTTTTGGAGCATTAATCCAAATTGATTCGGATATATTTGGTTTTATACACTCTTCCGAATTTGGAGGTATTGAAAAAATGCAGCAACAACTAAAACTCAATGACGAAGGTGAATTTATTATTAGTAATATAAATTTCAACGAAAAACGCATTAATCTTCAAATAAAAAAGGATTAA
- a CDS encoding MBL fold metallo-hydrolase, giving the protein MTLEWFGEGCFKITETGNRFSILTETPSKDSGLPIPRHKTDVYLSVFSNLSDSLFNSNKKENEIFIINNAGDYELKDNFIRGMVVSVKEGLVKSIYTIKMEDIRVAYLGMINNKEWTPEAGNFLGEIDIMLIPIGGGEMLDAVQAVEVIKQVEPKIVIPMYYKIPGLKIKRGELNTFLNKMEIKKIEEMDKLLIKSRELENWGEEIKVYILKQS; this is encoded by the coding sequence ATGACTCTTGAATGGTTTGGCGAAGGATGTTTTAAAATTACTGAAACTGGCAACCGTTTTTCTATACTTACCGAAACTCCTAGTAAAGATTCGGGATTGCCTATTCCGCGTCATAAAACAGACGTTTATTTAAGCGTTTTTTCTAATTTAAGTGATAGTTTATTTAATTCAAATAAAAAAGAAAATGAAATTTTTATTATTAATAATGCCGGTGATTATGAATTAAAAGATAATTTTATTCGGGGAATGGTGGTCAGCGTGAAAGAAGGATTAGTGAAAAGCATTTATACAATTAAAATGGAGGATATTAGAGTTGCTTATTTAGGAATGATTAATAATAAAGAATGGACGCCGGAAGCGGGAAATTTTTTGGGAGAAATAGATATAATGTTAATTCCTATAGGTGGCGGTGAAATGCTTGATGCGGTTCAAGCGGTTGAGGTTATAAAACAGGTGGAGCCAAAAATCGTTATTCCGATGTATTATAAAATTCCCGGTTTAAAAATAAAAAGAGGAGAATTAAATACTTTTCTAAATAAAATGGAAATCAAAAAAATCGAAGAAATGGATAAATTACTAATTAAAAGCAGAGAATTAGAAAATTGGGGAGAAGAAATTAAAGTATATATTTTAAAACAATCATGA